A stretch of Lactuca sativa cultivar Salinas chromosome 6, Lsat_Salinas_v11, whole genome shotgun sequence DNA encodes these proteins:
- the LOC128126885 gene encoding uncharacterized protein LOC128126885: MTPLPRHPEMPRKRKSRVVSQGMSIGRLQGEKIILICYNCKKPGHHWKNCRDPPASAVPHITSAVPVCYHCNETGHKKPECLKLKTGKGDRGTNPAIASSSKGTTMVTRGRAHQMTVEEPVITTTVAETYLLDSKPDVVMFDSGATHSFVSHTFINRLGRSIGKLAHPMVVDVVDNRTIYVTDVYRG, encoded by the coding sequence ATGACACCTCTTCCAAGACATCCAGAGATGCCCAGAAAACGCAAAAGCAGGGTAGTAAGTCAAGGTATGAGTATAGGACGTCTTCAGGGCGAGAAAATTATCTTGATATGCTACAACTGCAAAAAGCCAGGGCATCATTGGAAGAATTGTAGGGATCCCCCTGCGAGTGCAGTACCTCATATTACTTCTGCAGTTCCCGTCTGCTATCACTGCAACGAGACGGGACACAAGAAGCCTGAATGCCTGAAGTTGAAGACTGGTAAAGGAGACAGGGGTACAAATCCTGCAATTGCATCATCCTCTAAGGGAACCACTATGGTGACACGAGGTCGTGCTCACCAGATGACTGTGGAGGAGCCGGTGATTACAACGACAGTGGCAGAAACTTATTTGCTAGATTCCAAGCCcgatgttgttatgtttgatagcgGTGCTACCCATTCTTTTGTATCTCACACGTTTATTAATCGTTTGGGGCGTAGTATCGGAAAATTGGCTCACCCAATGGTTGTCGATGTTGTCGACAACCGCACTATTTATGTCACCGATGTTTATCGGGGTTAA